From Staphylococcus delphini, one genomic window encodes:
- a CDS encoding TerC family protein, with protein sequence MDPSLLLSYGWVVLVLVFLEGLLAADNAIVMAVMVKHLPPEQRKKALFYGLLGAFVFRLIALFLISILANFWWIQAIGAAYLIYMSAKNLYDFFKHKGGELEQPDNDDHHYDESGVEKKVSAKEFWVTVLKVEVADIAFAIDSMLAALAIAVTLPKIGVHFGGMDAGQFAVMFIGGLIGVILMRFAATFFVELLNKYPGLEGAAFAIVGWVGIKLVVLVLAHEDIGVIPHDFPHSTLWQIIFWTVMIGLVLIGWFTSAVRNKKHDAS encoded by the coding sequence ATGGATCCGAGTTTGTTATTATCTTATGGATGGGTCGTATTAGTACTTGTATTTTTAGAAGGACTATTGGCTGCAGATAATGCAATTGTTATGGCTGTTATGGTAAAACATTTACCACCAGAACAACGTAAAAAAGCACTATTTTATGGTTTGTTAGGCGCATTTGTTTTCCGTTTAATCGCATTATTCTTAATTAGTATTTTAGCGAATTTCTGGTGGATTCAAGCGATCGGTGCGGCATATTTAATTTATATGTCAGCGAAAAACTTATATGACTTTTTCAAACATAAAGGTGGAGAACTCGAACAACCTGACAACGATGATCATCATTATGACGAGTCAGGTGTTGAGAAAAAAGTGAGTGCGAAAGAATTTTGGGTCACTGTCCTCAAAGTTGAAGTTGCAGATATTGCTTTTGCGATTGACTCGATGTTAGCTGCATTAGCGATTGCTGTAACATTACCGAAGATTGGTGTGCATTTCGGGGGGATGGATGCAGGTCAATTCGCGGTAATGTTTATCGGTGGTCTAATCGGTGTAATTTTAATGCGTTTTGCTGCAACATTCTTTGTAGAGCTACTGAACAAGTATCCTGGCCTTGAAGGTGCTGCCTTTGCGATTGTCGGATGGGTCGGAATTAAACTTGTCGTACTCGTCTTAGCACATGAAGATATTGGTGTGATTCCACATGACTTCCCACATTCTACATTGTGGCAAATCATTTTCTGGACAGTGATGATTGGACTTGTACTAATCGGTTGGTTTACATCAGCAGTACGTAATAAAAAGCATGATGCATCATAA
- the dltD gene encoding D-alanyl-lipoteichoic acid biosynthesis protein DltD: MKLKQPYIIAFLVSILLFGIFIILPAQWFVPPHIANQLPKYQVSTDSDMLKGQYVQEAMIKDPHYYPVYGSSELNKEDPFQPAILLKGHTKNLFYVGTGGSTDLIQLMTLGAQYDHLKNKKMTVIVSPQWFTRHGLTEENYQGRASQLQINSIFNNPNISNDIKTRLAKRLLHFKDNKQNDFLKQFAQSHEAQGHFLNPLYANHLEKMEALKSYLPFHHQGKLPRLFDKSQKQPLNWKALDKEAHQYGAHHSQSNPYQIKDEYWKKLKHKKSVSRDHEFHLKSVEYDDLSLLVDTLNAAGADVQYVLIPVNGKWYDHINLPRDRRIAVNEKIVKTIEDHHGHVVDLSRRDYESYYMSDAVHIGWRGWVEVTQHIKQHIDQ; this comes from the coding sequence ATGAAGTTAAAACAACCTTACATCATTGCTTTTTTGGTGAGTATTCTATTATTCGGTATTTTCATCATATTACCAGCTCAATGGTTTGTGCCACCTCATATCGCAAACCAACTGCCAAAGTATCAAGTCTCCACAGATAGCGATATGTTAAAAGGCCAATATGTGCAAGAAGCTATGATTAAGGACCCTCATTACTACCCAGTATATGGTTCGAGCGAGCTTAACAAAGAGGACCCTTTTCAACCTGCCATCTTATTAAAGGGGCACACGAAAAACCTCTTTTATGTAGGTACTGGGGGTTCCACGGATTTAATTCAGTTAATGACGTTAGGTGCACAATATGACCATTTAAAAAACAAAAAAATGACGGTCATTGTATCACCACAATGGTTTACGAGACATGGCTTAACTGAAGAGAATTACCAAGGTCGTGCTTCTCAGTTACAAATTAATAGTATATTCAATAACCCAAATATTTCTAACGATATTAAAACACGCTTAGCCAAACGTTTATTGCATTTTAAAGACAATAAGCAAAACGACTTTTTAAAACAATTTGCACAGTCACACGAAGCACAAGGTCATTTCTTAAACCCACTTTATGCGAATCATCTTGAGAAAATGGAAGCGTTGAAAAGTTATTTACCGTTTCATCATCAAGGTAAATTGCCGAGACTGTTCGATAAAAGTCAAAAGCAACCATTAAATTGGAAAGCATTAGACAAAGAAGCGCATCAATACGGGGCGCATCACAGTCAGTCTAACCCTTATCAAATCAAGGATGAGTATTGGAAAAAATTAAAGCATAAAAAGTCTGTGAGCCGTGACCACGAGTTCCACTTAAAATCCGTTGAGTATGATGATTTATCACTTTTAGTGGATACACTCAATGCAGCGGGTGCGGATGTACAGTACGTGTTAATACCTGTCAATGGTAAATGGTACGATCACATTAATCTTCCACGTGACAGACGTATAGCAGTCAATGAGAAGATTGTCAAAACGATTGAAGACCATCACGGCCATGTTGTGGATTTATCACGTCGCGACTATGAATCTTATTACATGAGTGATGCTGTCCACATCGGATGGCGCGGTTGGGTTGAAGTGACGCAACATATTAAACAACACATCGACCAATAA
- the dltB gene encoding D-alanyl-lipoteichoic acid biosynthesis protein DltB, which translates to MIPYSSFHFFAIALIVLLPVIILGLLGKRSKVYNFISTLIMIVIIFADNQHNLFGIKYLSYHLLSLALYIIWQVLIIKVFERLRANKRSTPLYITTMILSILPLFMVKLLQSSWLGSGQLHLHSSKIVELFGFLGISYIMFKSVQLIMEIHDGTLKQTVDVKKLVQFITFFPTISSGPIDRYRRFVKDYDKEMTMDNYSQLLGKAIHYIMIGFLYKYIIAHFVQQYFVTPYTGHLDTFGDYVIYMYGYSFYLFFDFAGYSLFAIALSYLYGIETPINFNQPFRAKNIKDFWNRWHMSLSFWFRDCIYMRFIFFMTKKKYIKSNFHVSNLAFLLNFGIMGLWHGFEWFYVAYGLYHALLFFLYNHYEKWRKKRFGKWDHPVINALSIVITFHCVAFGFLIFSGQLI; encoded by the coding sequence ATGATCCCATATAGTAGCTTTCACTTTTTTGCGATTGCGCTCATTGTGCTGTTACCTGTGATTATACTTGGGTTATTAGGCAAAAGATCTAAAGTTTACAATTTCATCAGTACATTGATTATGATTGTCATAATATTTGCCGACAATCAACATAACTTATTCGGTATCAAATATTTAAGTTATCATTTGCTGAGCCTTGCTTTGTATATTATTTGGCAAGTGCTTATTATTAAAGTTTTCGAGCGCCTTAGAGCAAACAAGCGCTCCACACCGCTTTACATTACGACAATGATTTTGTCTATCTTGCCACTCTTTATGGTCAAACTCCTACAAAGTTCGTGGCTAGGCTCTGGACAGCTTCATTTGCACAGCTCAAAAATCGTGGAACTGTTCGGTTTCCTCGGTATTTCGTACATTATGTTCAAAAGTGTGCAACTGATTATGGAAATTCATGATGGTACATTGAAGCAAACGGTGGACGTGAAGAAACTCGTACAATTTATTACGTTCTTCCCTACGATTTCTTCTGGACCTATCGATCGCTATCGCCGTTTTGTGAAAGATTATGATAAAGAAATGACAATGGACAACTATTCACAATTACTTGGTAAAGCGATTCATTACATTATGATAGGTTTTCTTTACAAATACATCATTGCGCATTTCGTCCAACAGTATTTTGTGACACCTTATACAGGTCACCTCGATACATTTGGTGATTACGTGATATACATGTATGGCTATAGTTTCTACCTGTTCTTTGACTTTGCAGGCTACAGCTTATTCGCCATTGCGTTGAGTTACTTGTATGGTATTGAAACACCGATTAACTTTAACCAACCATTTAGAGCAAAAAATATTAAAGATTTCTGGAATAGATGGCACATGAGTCTATCGTTCTGGTTCCGTGATTGTATTTACATGCGTTTTATTTTCTTTATGACTAAGAAAAAATACATTAAATCAAACTTCCATGTGTCTAACCTTGCTTTCTTACTTAACTTTGGGATTATGGGACTTTGGCATGGATTTGAATGGTTTTATGTCGCGTATGGTTTGTATCACGCATTGTTATTCTTTTTGTATAACCACTATGAAAAATGGCGTAAAAAGCGTTTCGGCAAGTGGGATCACCCGGTGATTAATGCATTGAGCATCGTTATCACTTTCCACTGTGTCGCTTTTGGCTTTTTAATCTTTTCAGGACAATTAATTTAA
- the dltA gene encoding D-alanine--poly(phosphoribitol) ligase subunit DltA — protein sequence MKDVLTMISQHSQTQPDRVAVQHQSESLTYLELESYSSRLASQLLTSNNPVIVYGHMSPFMVVGMIGALKAGCGYVPIDQSIPANRVQHIIEKVSPQFLINTTDTPLNYEGVTEITIQDIQSFETVSSLPLMQNDGIAYTIFTSGSTGLPKGVKIYYESLVEFANWVDLLNQYHTKDVWLNQAPFSFDLSVMAIYPCLISGGTLLLVNKEMIAAPKKLYELFQNEKINVWVSTPSFMEICLMLPNVNEAGMPHLRTFLFCGEVLGHHTAQTLLNKFPQSYLYNTYGPTEATVAITSIRVTQSVLDSHKYVPVGLPRKGTTLSVTEEGELIITGNSVSAGYLKDPEKTEKAFFKDGDKRAYYSGDKAVFEDDLWFIKGRIDNQIKYNGYRMELEEIEAKMNALPFVNTSLVVPIYKKDKIAYLKGVVKLNSEDIDPADVPKEVKHRLKAELPDYMIPKKIEIAEEMPLTNNGKLDRKRINEVYQS from the coding sequence ATGAAAGATGTTTTAACAATGATTTCACAGCACAGTCAAACTCAGCCGGACCGAGTTGCCGTACAACATCAGAGTGAATCATTAACTTATTTAGAGTTAGAAAGTTATTCCTCACGCTTAGCATCACAACTGCTTACAAGCAACAACCCTGTTATTGTTTATGGCCACATGTCTCCATTTATGGTAGTGGGTATGATTGGTGCACTTAAAGCCGGATGCGGTTATGTTCCAATTGATCAATCGATACCTGCAAACCGTGTTCAACATATTATAGAAAAGGTTTCACCACAATTTTTAATTAACACGACAGATACACCGCTTAATTATGAAGGTGTGACAGAGATTACCATTCAAGATATTCAATCATTCGAGACTGTATCATCATTGCCTTTAATGCAAAATGATGGTATTGCTTACACGATTTTTACATCGGGCTCAACAGGTCTTCCTAAAGGTGTTAAAATTTATTACGAGAGCTTAGTAGAGTTCGCAAATTGGGTGGATTTATTGAACCAATATCACACGAAAGATGTTTGGTTAAACCAAGCACCATTCTCATTTGATTTATCAGTTATGGCGATTTACCCGTGCCTCATTTCAGGCGGTACACTATTGTTAGTCAACAAAGAAATGATTGCAGCACCTAAAAAATTATATGAGCTGTTCCAAAACGAGAAAATTAATGTTTGGGTGTCTACCCCATCATTTATGGAAATTTGCTTAATGTTACCAAATGTCAATGAAGCAGGCATGCCACACTTACGTACATTCTTGTTCTGTGGTGAAGTGTTAGGTCATCATACAGCGCAAACATTGTTAAATAAGTTTCCACAATCTTATTTATACAACACGTATGGTCCTACAGAAGCGACTGTTGCGATTACAAGTATTCGAGTGACGCAATCAGTGCTTGATAGCCACAAATATGTTCCTGTGGGCTTACCGAGAAAAGGGACGACATTAAGTGTGACTGAAGAAGGAGAGCTTATTATTACTGGTAATTCAGTAAGTGCGGGTTATTTAAAAGACCCTGAAAAAACAGAGAAAGCCTTTTTCAAAGATGGCGACAAACGCGCTTACTATTCAGGTGACAAAGCTGTATTTGAAGATGACTTGTGGTTTATCAAAGGCCGCATTGACAACCAAATTAAATATAACGGCTATCGTATGGAACTTGAAGAAATTGAAGCTAAAATGAACGCATTGCCATTTGTAAATACGTCATTGGTTGTGCCAATTTATAAAAAAGACAAAATTGCCTACTTGAAAGGCGTCGTTAAATTAAATTCTGAAGACATCGATCCAGCAGATGTGCCAAAAGAAGTGAAGCACCGTCTTAAAGCTGAGTTGCCGGATTATATGATTCCTAAAAAAATCGAAATTGCTGAAGAGATGCCACTGACTAACAATGGTAAACTCGACCGCAAACGAATTAACGAGGTATATCAATCATGA
- the dltC gene encoding D-alanine--poly(phosphoribitol) ligase subunit DltC, with protein sequence MEFNEKVLDIIAEVADDDIVKSNPDIHIFDEGIMDSMQSVQLLVAFQDELDIEVPIMDFNREDWGTPNQIINELAKLK encoded by the coding sequence ATGGAATTTAATGAAAAAGTTTTAGATATTATTGCAGAAGTGGCCGATGATGATATTGTGAAATCAAATCCAGATATTCATATTTTTGATGAAGGCATTATGGATTCAATGCAATCTGTACAATTATTAGTTGCGTTTCAAGACGAACTTGATATAGAAGTACCAATTATGGACTTTAATAGAGAAGATTGGGGTACGCCAAATCAAATCATTAACGAATTGGCAAAATTAAAATGA
- a CDS encoding S1C family serine protease: MERDQKHVIPRQHYKRKRREYFHNEEREERLKAEEKENALKAEKEKKQAKNNEERVKDNLRKARIEKLTHDEGDKNHQPSEITAEEKFESARPLEETSSVTINGSQAKEAARTGAVAETTHQPNKPPHETSETTTKAEDEQDHTEDRHQTEASKHQYTTKRDWTEKVTQFISREWAKILIVLAAILVLLLLFAIFNNVNKSNNANMKQALETQQKEKGTNKKVTQTMANANTAVKSVVSIENNSQPTPDAVQDSDAQAQVEKESGSGVVYKQVGDTLYILTNAHVVGDRKEHELTFGDKQTAKAKVIGKYKMADIAVMTMKAPKDDTLKPLEHGDSSAVVLGEPVLVVGNPLSLDFQNTVGEGIVSGLNRDVPVDLNQDNEYDTLLSAFQVDAPINPGDSGGAVVDQEGHLIGIASLKINMPSVQNMGFAIPINSALAIAQKIEKEGDIQQPKTDIDMQNVVDVDKVTRDEYKIAQDVSTGVVVQKVNDNSPAKNSGLKKGDVIVELDSKPIKDNLAYKQKLTQHIDQQKPVKLKVLRENEVKEISFKLK, encoded by the coding sequence ATGGAACGAGATCAAAAACATGTGATTCCAAGGCAACATTATAAGCGCAAACGTCGCGAATATTTCCATAATGAAGAACGTGAGGAAAGACTCAAAGCTGAAGAAAAAGAAAACGCGCTCAAAGCTGAAAAGGAAAAAAAGCAAGCGAAAAATAATGAAGAACGTGTTAAAGATAATCTACGTAAAGCACGTATTGAAAAATTAACACATGACGAGGGGGATAAAAATCATCAACCGTCTGAAATAACAGCCGAAGAAAAATTCGAAAGTGCACGACCACTTGAAGAGACATCATCAGTGACGATTAATGGCAGTCAAGCGAAAGAAGCGGCGCGTACAGGTGCAGTAGCCGAAACAACGCATCAGCCAAACAAGCCGCCACATGAGACTTCAGAAACAACCACAAAGGCTGAAGATGAACAAGACCATACTGAAGACCGCCACCAAACAGAGGCGTCGAAACATCAATACACGACAAAACGTGATTGGACTGAAAAAGTCACACAATTCATCTCTAGAGAATGGGCGAAAATTTTAATTGTACTTGCGGCCATTTTAGTCTTGTTGTTATTGTTTGCTATTTTTAATAACGTCAATAAAAGTAATAATGCGAATATGAAGCAAGCACTTGAAACGCAACAGAAAGAGAAGGGGACGAATAAAAAAGTCACACAAACGATGGCAAACGCGAATACAGCTGTAAAATCTGTCGTTTCGATTGAAAATAATAGTCAGCCTACACCGGATGCAGTTCAGGATTCAGATGCTCAGGCACAAGTTGAAAAAGAAAGTGGATCGGGTGTCGTCTACAAACAAGTAGGCGACACTCTTTACATACTGACAAATGCGCATGTCGTAGGAGACCGTAAAGAACATGAACTCACTTTTGGTGACAAGCAAACTGCTAAAGCTAAAGTGATTGGTAAATATAAAATGGCTGATATTGCTGTGATGACGATGAAAGCCCCTAAAGACGATACATTGAAGCCACTTGAACACGGAGATTCTAGTGCAGTTGTATTAGGAGAACCGGTTTTAGTTGTGGGCAATCCGTTGAGTCTTGACTTCCAAAATACAGTCGGTGAAGGTATTGTATCAGGATTAAATCGTGATGTCCCAGTTGACCTCAACCAAGACAATGAGTACGATACATTGCTCAGTGCGTTCCAAGTTGATGCACCGATTAATCCAGGTGACTCAGGTGGTGCGGTAGTCGATCAAGAAGGCCATTTAATTGGTATCGCATCACTAAAAATTAACATGCCAAGTGTTCAAAATATGGGGTTTGCCATTCCAATTAACTCAGCGTTAGCCATTGCGCAAAAAATCGAAAAAGAAGGCGACATTCAACAACCGAAGACGGATATTGATATGCAAAACGTGGTAGATGTGGATAAAGTAACACGTGATGAATATAAGATTGCTCAAGATGTGTCCACAGGTGTCGTCGTTCAAAAAGTTAACGACAACAGTCCGGCCAAAAATTCTGGTTTGAAAAAAGGTGATGTCATAGTAGAATTAGATAGTAAACCTATCAAAGATAATTTGGCTTATAAACAAAAGTTAACGCAACACATTGATCAACAAAAGCCAGTGAAGTTAAAGGTCTTACGTGAAAATGAGGTGAAAGAAATCTCATTCAAATTGAAATAG
- a CDS encoding TrkH family potassium uptake protein, producing MSIVKLLLKKSSPQQGIVLYYLVAIVGAFLLLNLPGVHKPGVKVAPIDTLFVAVSGVSVTGLTPVNISETYSAFGYIVLLVILNIGGIGVMAIGTLLWVVLGKHIGIRERQLIMLDNNREAMSGTVKLILDIVRAILVIELVGATLLAFYFYQDIHDLKDAILQGVFVSISATTNGGLDITGDSLIPYANDYFVQTIVMFLIVLGSIGFPVLLEIKAYIKNRIPNFRFSLFTKVTTVTYLIILVVGVIGILLIEANGVFANESWHKTLFYAMFQSVSTRSAGLQTFDVSQFSDATNLLMGGLMFIGSSPSSVGGGIRTTTFAIIILFVINYKPNAEKSSIKVFNREIHNQDVQRSFAVFCIAIVMTFVGTFIIILNEGHHIDFIKIYFEIMSAFGTCGLSTGITSELGSVSKVVLMILMFIGRVGLISFIIMMSGNREPAKYHFPKERIQIG from the coding sequence TTGTCCATAGTCAAATTACTACTAAAAAAATCCAGCCCACAACAAGGGATTGTCTTGTATTACCTTGTCGCAATTGTCGGTGCGTTTTTGCTACTGAATCTGCCAGGTGTTCATAAACCAGGGGTAAAAGTCGCACCGATTGATACATTGTTTGTAGCGGTATCAGGTGTCAGTGTGACAGGATTAACACCAGTCAATATTTCCGAAACATATTCAGCCTTTGGATACATTGTCTTGTTGGTCATCCTTAATATTGGTGGCATTGGTGTCATGGCCATTGGTACGCTGTTATGGGTTGTATTAGGCAAGCACATTGGCATACGTGAACGTCAGCTCATTATGTTAGATAACAATAGAGAGGCGATGAGTGGGACAGTCAAACTGATTTTAGATATTGTGAGAGCGATTTTAGTGATTGAATTAGTAGGTGCAACACTGCTCGCATTTTATTTTTATCAAGATATTCATGATTTAAAAGATGCGATATTACAAGGTGTCTTCGTTTCCATCTCTGCGACGACAAATGGGGGATTAGACATAACAGGGGACTCCTTAATCCCATACGCGAACGATTACTTTGTACAAACGATTGTGATGTTTCTTATCGTTTTGGGTTCAATCGGCTTCCCAGTATTATTAGAAATTAAAGCATACATTAAAAATAGGATTCCAAACTTTCGATTTTCACTGTTTACTAAAGTGACAACGGTGACGTATTTAATTATTTTAGTTGTAGGAGTAATCGGAATTTTATTAATTGAAGCGAATGGTGTGTTCGCAAATGAATCATGGCACAAAACGTTATTTTATGCGATGTTTCAATCGGTGTCGACGCGAAGTGCAGGATTACAAACTTTTGATGTGTCACAGTTTTCAGATGCGACAAACCTTCTGATGGGTGGCCTCATGTTTATTGGTTCCTCACCAAGTTCTGTCGGTGGCGGTATACGAACGACGACTTTCGCGATTATTATCCTGTTTGTCATTAACTACAAACCGAACGCTGAAAAGTCATCTATTAAAGTATTTAATCGTGAAATTCATAATCAAGATGTTCAGCGTTCCTTTGCAGTATTTTGTATTGCGATTGTGATGACATTTGTAGGTACATTTATCATCATATTAAACGAAGGGCATCATATTGATTTCATTAAGATTTATTTTGAAATTATGTCTGCATTCGGAACATGTGGTTTATCGACGGGCATTACTTCGGAGCTCGGTAGTGTTTCAAAAGTCGTCTTGATGATTTTAATGTTTATCGGACGTGTCGGCTTGATTTCGTTTATTATTATGATGAGTGGCAATCGTGAGCCAGCGAAGTATCATTTCCCGAAAGAACGCATTCAAATTGGGTAA
- a CDS encoding peptide chain release factor 3 translates to MSIKKEVESRKTFAIISHPDAGKTTLTEKLLYFSGAIREAGTVKGKKTGKFATSDWMKVEQERGISVTSSVMQFDYDDFKINILDTPGHEDFSEDTYRTLMAVDSAVMVIDCAKGIEPQTLKLFKVCKMRGIPIFTFINKLDRVGKEPFDLLDEIESTLGIETYPMNWPIGMGQNFFGIIDREERTIEPFRDEENILHINEDYELEEVHDIANDSIFTQAIEELMLVDEAGESFDNDALMRGDLTPVFFGSALANFGVQNFLNAYVDHAPMPHARQTDEEVEVSPFDTDFSGFIFKIQANMDPKHRDRIAFMRVVSGAFERGMDVTLQRTGKKQKITRSTSFMADDKSTVNHAVAGDIIGLYDTGNYQIGDTLVAGNQKFHFKALPQFTPEIFMKVSPKNVMKQKHFHKGIEQLVQEGAIQYYKSPHTNQIILGAVGQLQFEVFEHRMNNEYNVDVVMEPVGKKIARWIENEEDVQDKMSTSRSILVNDRYDNKVFLFENDFATRWFEEKFPEIKLYSLL, encoded by the coding sequence ATGAGTATTAAAAAAGAAGTAGAATCCCGCAAGACGTTTGCGATTATTTCTCACCCTGATGCGGGGAAAACGACATTAACTGAAAAACTGCTGTACTTTAGTGGTGCGATTCGTGAAGCAGGGACAGTCAAAGGGAAGAAAACAGGTAAATTTGCGACAAGTGACTGGATGAAAGTTGAACAAGAACGTGGGATTTCGGTTACAAGTTCTGTGATGCAGTTTGATTACGATGATTTTAAGATTAACATTTTAGATACACCAGGGCACGAAGATTTCTCTGAAGATACGTACCGAACGTTAATGGCGGTCGATAGTGCGGTCATGGTCATTGACTGTGCGAAAGGGATTGAGCCACAAACATTAAAGTTATTCAAAGTGTGTAAAATGCGTGGAATTCCTATTTTTACATTTATTAACAAACTTGACCGTGTTGGGAAAGAACCGTTCGATTTGTTAGATGAAATTGAATCCACACTCGGTATCGAAACGTATCCGATGAACTGGCCAATTGGTATGGGACAAAACTTCTTCGGGATTATTGATCGAGAAGAACGTACGATTGAGCCATTCCGCGATGAAGAAAACATTTTGCATATTAATGAAGATTATGAATTAGAAGAGGTACATGACATTGCGAATGATAGTATTTTTACACAAGCGATTGAAGAGTTGATGCTTGTGGATGAAGCTGGCGAGTCATTCGATAATGATGCATTAATGCGTGGAGATTTAACACCCGTCTTTTTCGGCTCTGCATTAGCAAATTTCGGGGTACAAAACTTCTTGAATGCCTATGTTGACCATGCACCGATGCCACATGCACGTCAAACAGATGAAGAGGTTGAGGTAAGTCCGTTCGATACAGATTTTTCAGGGTTTATCTTTAAAATCCAAGCGAACATGGACCCGAAACACCGCGACCGTATTGCCTTTATGCGTGTTGTAAGTGGCGCATTCGAACGTGGTATGGACGTGACTTTGCAACGTACAGGTAAAAAACAGAAAATCACACGTTCAACAAGTTTTATGGCTGATGACAAATCGACAGTGAATCATGCTGTAGCGGGTGACATTATCGGTTTATATGATACAGGAAATTACCAAATTGGAGATACACTTGTTGCAGGTAACCAAAAGTTCCATTTCAAGGCATTGCCTCAGTTTACACCTGAAATTTTCATGAAAGTATCACCGAAAAACGTCATGAAACAGAAGCATTTCCATAAAGGGATTGAGCAGCTCGTGCAAGAAGGAGCGATTCAATATTATAAATCACCACATACGAACCAAATCATTTTAGGTGCAGTAGGACAACTCCAATTTGAAGTGTTCGAACATCGTATGAACAATGAATATAATGTCGATGTTGTGATGGAACCTGTCGGTAAAAAAATCGCGCGTTGGATTGAAAATGAAGAAGACGTGCAAGATAAAATGAGCACGAGTCGTTCGATTTTAGTAAATGACCGTTATGATAATAAAGTGTTTTTATTTGAAAATGATTTTGCGACACGCTGGTTTGAGGAAAAATTCCCTGAAATTAAATTGTACAGCTTGTTATAA
- a CDS encoding YueH family protein, with translation MKIRESHSENYSAKVWLYHNQKEHYIVVSIPDLYWSIQIEDTLYGEELTEHLFVHLFNVIDEEEAQILALRITRWLQEV, from the coding sequence ATGAAGATTAGGGAAAGTCATAGTGAAAATTATTCAGCTAAAGTTTGGTTATATCACAATCAAAAAGAACATTATATTGTCGTATCGATTCCAGATTTGTACTGGTCGATTCAAATAGAAGATACACTATATGGTGAAGAACTAACAGAACATTTATTTGTGCATTTATTTAATGTAATAGATGAGGAAGAAGCACAAATTTTAGCATTGCGTATCACAAGATGGTTACAAGAAGTTTGA